GGTCTCTCGGCTTGGAGGCCAGAAGTTGTTTTATGCTGGTGATGTGGTCGAGGTTTCGGATGGGTTCAACGGTGATTTTGCTACCCTTGACCGGGTGATTGCGATTTTTCATAAATGCTCCTTGAATGTTAAGTATCTACCTGTAATTATTATATTACTTAACATTGGTCGGGAACTGAAAAATGACTATTCTTGAAAGTTGTTGGAATTGTTAGATTTAATTGTGAGCGTTAAGTATTTTTAAAAAGATGCTGCTTCACTGGCCCGGACACCTCGCCTCATGCCTCACATACCTACGCCAGCGCCAGCAGCAGGAGCACACGCAGCACATACGCCCGATAGGGATTCCCGATTTGTCGCGCCCGCCCGATTGATGAAGGAAGCCTTCACACTCGACTGCCTATGAAATCTACATGTAGTTTTTCCTTGCCCCGCCTTGGTTAGACTCGCCTTAGTTAGACTACCTTGGCTAGACCCGCCCGCCTTACTCGCCTACATTGCTCGCCTAGTATTTGTGAGACTGGCTACTTATTAGATTCCTTTTTGGTCATTACTTGTCTGATAAGTTCATGGACGGCGGGCATATCTTCGTCACTGACCTCGTTCAACATCATCATCAATTCAGAGACCATTTCAGCCCTTGTCATGTGCTTGAGGA
The DNA window shown above is from uncultured delta proteobacterium and carries:
- a CDS encoding hypothetical protein (Evidence 5 : No homology to any previously reported sequences); translation: MHGLVDHEDVDFPGLGFLDGDGVTNSFSGEVLNSELEKVSGADSIVDTKGEKQEVSRLGGQKLFYAGDVVEVSDGFNGDFATLDRVIAIFHKCSLNVKYLPVIIILLNIGRELKNDYS
- a CDS encoding hypothetical protein (Evidence 5 : No homology to any previously reported sequences), with translation MTDNKKPEAKDKSKPEILKHMTRAEMVSELMMMLNEVSDEDMPAVHELIRQVMTKKESNK